In Tachysurus fulvidraco isolate hzauxx_2018 chromosome 25, HZAU_PFXX_2.0, whole genome shotgun sequence, the following proteins share a genomic window:
- the pex2 gene encoding peroxisome biogenesis factor 2: protein MAGSGTRSESSSRRVLRISQLDAFELDDALEQLVWSQFARCFQHFKPGLLTRVEPELKALLQLLVWRFTVYSGSATVGQTLLNIRYHNTLIAGQKYRSLSKKQKLWFALLTVGEKWLKERSHSLLIRHGTHPGSQKVRQALALVSSVGKVASLLNFLLFLQSGTFPTLTERMLGVRPVFVRDQSGREINFHYMNRELLWHGFAEFLIFLLPLINVWKLKTRVSALFSVSDRLKSESAGRSECGICAEWPVMPHSIGCSHVFCYYCVKSHVTADVFFTCPKCGAEVAAVRPVDFQIEMAETRRT, encoded by the exons ATGG CTGGGTCCGGAACCAGGAGCGAGAGCTCATCGCGTCGGGTCCTGAGAATCAGCCAGCTGGACGCTTTCGAGTTGGACGACGCCCTGGAGCAGCTCGTCTGGTCCCAGTTCGCTCGCTGCTTCCAGCATTTTAAACCAGGCCTCCTGACTCGCGTGGAGCCGGAGCTCAAAGCTCTGCTGCAGCTCCTCGTGTGGAGGTTCACCGTGTATTCCGGCAGCGCTACCGTGGGCCAGACGCTTCTCAACATCCGCTACCACAACACGCTGATCGCTGGACAGAAATACAGGTCTCTGAGCAAAAAGCAGAAACTGTGGTTCGCTTTGCTGACGGTGGGCGAGAAGTGGTTGAAGGAACGTTCTCACAGCTTGTTAATCAGACACGGGACGCACCCGGGGTCCCAGAAAGTACGACAAGCTTTAGCGTTGGTTAGCAGCGTGGGTAAAGTGGCTAGCCTGCTCAACTTTCTGCTCTTTCTTCAAAGCGGGACGTTTCCCACTTTGACGGAGAGGATGCTGGGAGTGCGGCCGGTGTTTGTCCGCGATCAGAGTGGCCGTGAAATCAACTTCCACTACATGAACCGGGAGCTGCTGTGGCACGGCTTCGCCGAGTTCCTCATCTTTCTGCTACCGCTGATCAACGTGTGGAAGTTAAAGACTCGTGTGTCTGCGCTGTTCTCCGTTTCCGATCGCCTGAAATCCGAGTCTGCCGGGCGCTCCGAGTGCGGGATATGTGCGGAATGGCCCGTCATGCCTCACTCTATCGGGTGCAGCCACGTCTTCTGTTACTACTGCGTCAAAAGCCACGTGACCGCCGACGTCTTCTTCACGTGTCCCAAATGCGGCGCCGAAGTCGCCGCCGTACGGCCCGTCGACTTTCAAATAGAAATGGCGGAAACGCGACGGACGTGA